In Hymenobacter sublimis, a single genomic region encodes these proteins:
- a CDS encoding DUF4270 family protein, with protein sequence MNWPASASRLASVSLFAVSLLGLTTSCEEANDLGLELPGTSPISSQFLDLPIATYTVRQQPVETVNSNQVLVGRLRDTKVGTTTAQAYLNLQYNSYLSPADSLPSKFTGVKLDSVVLSIGFDKVYGTTSQPLRFDLGALNQPLDDRTVYNSASAAPASSVLLTNLSAPLNRAIQVKQRTVASSTTDTTTRLITTTVIDRVLRVRLLKYAATTALANSVFTALQSASFNQEKLDAVWKGIALTPSAGFADNIVAFNRSYNSRVVFYFSGTNASGYKSKFHSYSVVAGPLPTDARTTGPKYFTQLTTDFSGTALASLSSAGQQINSTATDGYTYLQDGTGLATRLEFQGLETLLNNKEQAVNRAELLLPIKQNTNGLFPYLGNRANENAGNNPRDRSDPRINSIQLYEVDASNQPLTRIVGATSYERLVQEELSSQNGQSMVTSVGNPAAARLYPSYDMLEYYSIPLTEYLQAYLQNRLDGERPSALLLSPILRDNPNLTLNRAQLDTKGIKLRVYYSKLR encoded by the coding sequence ATGAATTGGCCAGCTAGCGCCAGCCGACTCGCTTCGGTTTCCCTTTTTGCCGTTTCCCTGCTGGGCCTCACAACCAGCTGCGAAGAAGCTAACGACCTTGGTCTGGAGCTACCCGGCACTTCGCCCATCAGCTCACAATTCCTTGACCTGCCGATTGCTACGTATACCGTACGGCAGCAGCCTGTTGAAACGGTTAACAGCAATCAAGTGCTGGTTGGTCGGCTGCGCGATACTAAGGTTGGCACCACTACTGCTCAGGCCTATCTAAACCTGCAGTACAACTCCTACTTGAGCCCAGCAGATTCCTTGCCCAGCAAATTCACAGGAGTTAAGCTGGATTCCGTGGTGCTTAGCATTGGTTTCGACAAGGTGTATGGCACTACGTCTCAGCCATTGCGGTTCGACTTGGGTGCACTCAATCAGCCACTGGACGACCGTACCGTATACAATTCGGCCTCCGCTGCTCCGGCTAGCAGTGTGTTGCTCACAAATCTTTCAGCTCCGCTTAACCGCGCTATCCAAGTTAAGCAGCGGACGGTGGCTTCTAGTACCACGGATACCACTACCCGCCTCATCACTACCACTGTGATAGATAGAGTATTGCGGGTGCGGCTGCTGAAATATGCAGCTACTACAGCGCTGGCAAACTCGGTTTTTACCGCCTTGCAGAGTGCTTCCTTTAACCAGGAGAAGCTGGATGCCGTCTGGAAAGGTATAGCTCTAACACCCTCCGCTGGATTCGCAGATAACATTGTAGCATTTAACCGCTCGTACAATTCTAGAGTGGTATTTTATTTCAGTGGCACAAATGCCAGCGGTTACAAGAGCAAGTTTCACTCTTACAGCGTAGTAGCGGGTCCCTTGCCTACCGATGCGCGCACTACCGGGCCGAAGTATTTCACCCAGCTCACCACTGACTTTTCTGGTACTGCCCTAGCAAGCCTGAGCTCAGCCGGTCAGCAGATTAACTCTACTGCTACCGATGGCTACACTTATCTACAGGATGGCACTGGGTTAGCTACCCGCCTGGAATTCCAAGGCCTAGAAACCCTCCTGAATAATAAGGAACAGGCAGTGAACCGGGCCGAGTTGCTGTTGCCAATCAAGCAGAACACCAATGGTCTGTTTCCTTACTTGGGGAACAGAGCTAACGAAAACGCTGGCAACAACCCTAGAGACAGGTCGGACCCTCGGATAAACAGCATACAGCTCTACGAGGTAGATGCCAGCAATCAACCCTTGACGCGCATTGTTGGAGCTACCAGCTACGAGCGGCTTGTGCAGGAGGAATTATCGAGCCAGAATGGACAGTCAATGGTAACCAGCGTAGGCAATCCGGCTGCAGCTAGGTTATACCCGAGCTATGATATGTTGGAGTACTACAGCATCCCGTTAACTGAATATCTGCAGGCCTACTTGCAAAATCGGTTGGACGGTGAGCGGCCTTCGGCCCTGCTGTTGTCTCCCATCCTGCGTGATAACCCCAACCTGACCTTGAACCGCGCTCAGCTCGATACGAAGGGAATTAAGCTCCGCGTATATTATTCTAAGCTTCGTTAA
- a CDS encoding glycogen/starch synthase, whose product MSKLRILYAATEINPFLQTTKVAEFLRRLPQGMQEMGMEIRIFVPRFGIINERKNRLHEVVRLSGINIAVGEDEKPLIIKVASIPNAKLQVYFIDNEDYFHRKSVLVDKNDKFHADNDERAIFFCKGVLETVKKLGWAPDIVHCNDWMTGLIPMYLKTTYKKDPIFKDAKSVFTIYNNEFDHKFEGDIIEKAKMLDIEDDMLAALKTADFGGFIKVGMEYSDTVVKSDESFSENLNTLFTEYSTKKQIEQVGADDNLLTSYYALYNELAS is encoded by the coding sequence ATGTCCAAGTTGAGAATACTCTATGCTGCCACGGAAATCAACCCGTTTTTGCAGACCACCAAGGTAGCGGAGTTTTTGCGGCGGCTGCCGCAGGGAATGCAGGAAATGGGGATGGAAATCCGCATTTTCGTGCCCCGTTTCGGCATCATCAACGAACGTAAGAACCGCCTGCACGAGGTAGTGCGGCTCTCGGGCATCAACATTGCCGTGGGCGAGGACGAAAAGCCGCTCATCATTAAAGTGGCGTCTATTCCGAACGCTAAGTTGCAGGTATACTTTATCGACAACGAAGACTACTTCCACCGCAAGTCCGTGTTGGTTGACAAGAACGATAAGTTTCACGCCGATAATGACGAGCGGGCTATCTTCTTCTGCAAAGGGGTGCTAGAAACGGTAAAGAAGCTGGGCTGGGCACCTGACATTGTGCACTGCAATGACTGGATGACAGGCTTGATTCCGATGTATCTGAAGACGACCTACAAAAAGGACCCAATCTTCAAGGACGCCAAATCGGTGTTTACCATCTACAACAATGAGTTCGACCACAAGTTTGAGGGCGACATCATTGAGAAAGCCAAGATGCTGGACATTGAAGACGACATGCTGGCCGCACTGAAAACTGCCGACTTCGGCGGTTTCATTAAGGTAGGTATGGAGTATTCTGATACGGTAGTGAAATCAGACGAATCGTTCAGCGAAAACCTGAACACGCTGTTCACCGAGTACTCGACCAAGAAACAAATTGAGCAGGTTGGCGCCGACGACAATTTGCTGACTTCTTACTACGCCCTCTATAATGAATTGGCCAGCTAG
- the panC gene encoding pantoate--beta-alanine ligase, with protein MEILNTVAALQAHTETWRREGKRIGLVPTMGALHEGHLQLVRAAAQECDVVIASIFVNPTQFNNPEDFRLYPRLPEADAALLAPAGCTALFLPTAADMYPQPSVLRFDFGPLEHVMEGAHRPGHFNGVATVVSKLFHLGRPHRVYFGQKDFQQVAIVRQLIADLSFDLELVAFPTVREADGLAMSSRNRRLDAAARAVAPRLYQALQLAQKLVLSGQASVDEVRTAACASLSSAPGLELEYLELVDAQTLQPLQQWQLGRSVAVCVAAHLGGVRLIDNVVVTQP; from the coding sequence ATGGAGATACTGAATACCGTCGCTGCGTTGCAAGCCCATACCGAAACTTGGCGGCGAGAAGGGAAGCGCATTGGCCTAGTGCCCACCATGGGTGCCCTGCACGAAGGCCACTTGCAGCTGGTGCGGGCGGCAGCCCAGGAGTGTGATGTGGTCATAGCCAGCATCTTCGTGAACCCTACCCAGTTCAATAACCCCGAAGACTTCCGTCTGTACCCACGCCTGCCCGAAGCCGACGCCGCACTGCTGGCTCCGGCGGGCTGCACAGCGTTGTTCTTGCCTACGGCCGCTGATATGTACCCGCAGCCCAGCGTGCTACGTTTCGATTTTGGGCCCCTGGAGCATGTAATGGAAGGGGCGCACCGCCCGGGGCACTTCAATGGGGTAGCCACGGTAGTGAGCAAACTATTTCACCTGGGCCGACCCCACCGGGTGTATTTTGGGCAGAAAGACTTCCAGCAAGTAGCTATTGTACGGCAGCTCATAGCGGATTTGTCGTTTGATCTGGAGCTAGTAGCGTTTCCTACCGTGCGGGAGGCCGACGGACTAGCTATGTCGTCGCGAAACCGGCGTTTGGACGCGGCAGCCCGGGCCGTGGCTCCGCGCTTATATCAGGCCCTGCAGCTGGCTCAAAAACTGGTGCTAAGTGGGCAAGCTTCCGTTGATGAGGTTCGGACGGCGGCTTGTGCTTCGCTTAGTTCCGCGCCCGGCCTTGAGCTGGAATACCTGGAGTTGGTAGATGCGCAAACCTTGCAGCCGCTGCAGCAGTGGCAGCTGGGCCGTTCGGTGGCGGTGTGTGTGGCAGCGCATCTGGGCGGCGTTCGGCTGATTGATAACGTAGTGGTAACCCAACCCTAA
- the panD gene encoding aspartate 1-decarboxylase → MHIEILKSKIHRVKVTQAELHYVGSITIDEDLLDAANMVENEKVTIVNVNNGERFETYTIKGERGSGMICLNGPAARRVAVGDIIIIISYALIDFAEARAHKPTVIFPDQHNRIS, encoded by the coding sequence ATGCACATCGAAATTCTCAAGTCGAAGATTCACCGCGTAAAGGTTACGCAGGCGGAATTGCACTACGTGGGCAGCATCACTATTGATGAAGACCTGCTGGATGCGGCCAACATGGTGGAAAATGAGAAGGTAACCATCGTCAATGTTAACAACGGGGAACGGTTCGAAACCTATACCATTAAGGGCGAGCGAGGCTCCGGAATGATCTGCCTGAACGGTCCAGCCGCCCGTCGCGTAGCCGTCGGCGACATCATCATCATCATTTCTTACGCCCTCATTGACTTTGCGGAGGCGCGGGCTCACAAGCCCACGGTTATCTTCCCAGATCAGCATAATCGCATTAGTTAA
- a CDS encoding lysylphosphatidylglycerol synthase transmembrane domain-containing protein, with the protein MKQLLNVLKYGLLLVLSGLLMWYALRGQELRLVGQYMREANYGWLGLTVLLSALGYFSRAHRWQMQLEASGQNPRYWQVYHAMMVGYLANLVLPRMGEVIRCSVLNRTDRVPVQVSLGAVITERVIDLLILASLLGLTLLLDFHKFWAFVVSLFSDRYESLAAHKNLLLLLAAITVVLLLLSGYLLLRNLEKLRQRALFVKLENFVRGMLDGVFSVRKLRSPGLFLLHTAFTWLVYYLMDYLAFFAFPATAGLTPAAGLAVLTFGAFGMAAPVQGGFGAFHLMVQSTLLVYGISKEAGIAYALVVHGSQTLLVVLMGGISFVASMVKSGKATPQVALT; encoded by the coding sequence ATGAAGCAACTGCTGAACGTTCTGAAATACGGCTTGCTGCTGGTATTGTCGGGGTTATTGATGTGGTACGCCCTGCGTGGTCAGGAGCTGAGATTGGTGGGCCAATACATGCGTGAAGCCAACTACGGCTGGCTGGGCCTGACGGTATTACTTTCAGCCCTAGGTTACTTCAGCCGGGCCCACCGCTGGCAGATGCAGCTGGAGGCCAGCGGACAAAATCCGCGCTACTGGCAGGTGTACCACGCTATGATGGTAGGCTACCTCGCTAATCTGGTGCTACCTCGCATGGGTGAAGTCATTCGGTGCTCCGTGCTCAACCGCACCGACCGGGTTCCGGTGCAGGTGTCGTTGGGGGCCGTTATTACGGAACGCGTAATCGATTTACTGATTCTGGCCAGCTTGCTGGGCCTGACGCTTCTGCTGGATTTCCATAAGTTTTGGGCCTTTGTGGTGAGCTTGTTCTCCGACCGGTACGAATCCTTGGCCGCGCACAAGAACCTATTGCTGCTGCTAGCGGCCATTACAGTGGTGTTGCTGCTTTTGTCGGGCTACTTGTTACTGCGCAACCTGGAAAAGCTGCGGCAGCGCGCGCTATTTGTAAAGCTCGAAAACTTTGTGCGGGGCATGCTCGACGGCGTATTTAGTGTGCGAAAGTTGCGCAGTCCTGGCCTGTTTCTGCTGCATACAGCCTTCACCTGGCTGGTGTACTACCTCATGGATTATCTAGCTTTCTTCGCCTTTCCAGCCACGGCTGGCCTAACGCCGGCCGCCGGATTGGCCGTGCTGACGTTCGGGGCTTTTGGCATGGCGGCGCCGGTGCAGGGCGGCTTCGGGGCCTTCCATCTAATGGTGCAAAGCACGTTGCTGGTGTACGGCATCAGCAAAGAAGCTGGCATTGCTTACGCGCTGGTAGTGCACGGCTCCCAAACCCTGCTGGTAGTGCTGATGGGCGGCATCAGCTTCGTGGCCAGCATGGTAAAATCAGGGAAAGCTACCCCGCAAGTAGCCTTAACCTAA
- the rfaE2 gene encoding D-glycero-beta-D-manno-heptose 1-phosphate adenylyltransferase, translated as MWAKDKILPLPELLDEVAAWKAAGEKVVFTNGCFDLLHLGHVDYLEKARHLGQRLVVGLNTDASVSCLKPGRPLQDEVSRARVLASLLFVDAVVLFGEQTPLNLIEAIQPDILVKGDDYQISGIVGHEVVLRNGGQVLTVPLVTGYSTTRIVERILGSS; from the coding sequence ATGTGGGCAAAAGATAAAATACTGCCGTTGCCAGAGTTGCTAGACGAAGTAGCGGCTTGGAAAGCTGCCGGAGAGAAGGTTGTATTTACAAACGGGTGCTTCGACCTGCTCCACTTGGGGCACGTCGACTACCTTGAGAAAGCCCGCCACTTGGGCCAACGCCTAGTTGTAGGGTTAAACACTGACGCTTCTGTGAGTTGCCTAAAGCCGGGGCGTCCCCTGCAAGACGAAGTGTCACGAGCGCGGGTGTTGGCCTCCCTTTTGTTTGTGGATGCGGTAGTACTCTTCGGCGAGCAAACTCCGCTGAACCTGATAGAAGCCATCCAACCCGATATTCTGGTCAAGGGCGACGACTATCAAATCAGTGGAATTGTGGGCCACGAAGTAGTGTTACGAAACGGCGGGCAGGTGCTAACCGTACCCCTGGTAACTGGTTACAGCACCACGCGCATCGTCGAGCGAATTTTGGGTAGTAGCTGA
- a CDS encoding zinc metallopeptidase, with translation MYYNSSPIYFIVILAMIVSWLIQWRLRSKFSQYAQIGLQSGLSGRQIAELMLADHGITDVRVISTEGRLTDHYNPADKTVNLSEAVYEERSAAAAAVAAHECGHAVQHATAYSALQFRSAMVPALSAVSKFMPFVLLAGVFMIRTTLIPLGVGIVLFSLTTLFSFVTLPVEFDASKRALAWIDKRGIVTPQEHAMAKDALWWAAMTYVVAALSSLATLLYYVSIFLGSRDRR, from the coding sequence ATGTACTACAACTCAAGCCCCATCTACTTTATCGTCATTCTGGCTATGATAGTCAGCTGGCTGATTCAGTGGCGGCTACGGAGCAAGTTCAGCCAGTACGCTCAAATCGGACTACAGTCGGGCCTTTCCGGCCGGCAGATTGCCGAGCTGATGCTCGCCGACCACGGCATTACCGACGTGCGCGTTATCAGCACCGAAGGCCGCCTGACCGACCACTATAACCCCGCCGATAAAACTGTAAACCTCAGCGAGGCCGTGTATGAGGAGCGCAGCGCCGCCGCCGCGGCCGTAGCCGCCCACGAATGTGGCCACGCCGTGCAGCATGCCACCGCCTACAGCGCCCTGCAGTTCCGCTCGGCCATGGTGCCGGCCCTGAGTGCCGTATCGAAGTTTATGCCTTTCGTGCTGCTGGCTGGCGTGTTCATGATTCGTACAACGCTCATTCCGTTGGGGGTAGGCATTGTGCTATTCTCCCTGACCACGCTGTTCTCCTTCGTGACCTTGCCGGTTGAGTTCGACGCCTCCAAGCGGGCCCTGGCCTGGATTGACAAGCGCGGCATCGTGACCCCACAAGAACACGCCATGGCCAAAGACGCTCTGTGGTGGGCCGCCATGACTTACGTGGTAGCAGCCCTCAGCTCCTTGGCTACCCTGCTTTACTACGTAAGCATTTTCCTAGGTAGCCGCGACCGTCGATAG
- a CDS encoding acyl-CoA dehydrogenase, which produces MDFQLTEEQLAVQAAARDFAQNELWAGVIERDDHQKFPAEQIKKMGELGFLGMMVSPEYGGGGMDTVSYVLAMEEISKVDASCSVIMSVNNSLVCWGLEKYGTEEQKRKYLPRLTSGEIIGAFALSEPEAGSDATSQRTTAEDKGDYYLLNGTKNWITNGTTASVYLVVAQTNVELKHRGINVLIVEKGMEGFQTGPKENKLGIRGSDTCSLMFNDVKVPKENRIGEDGFGFKFAMQVLAGGRIGIAAQALGIASGSYELALKYSKERKAFGVPIAQHQAIQFKLADMATNIDAARLLCLQAAHDKDAHQDYAKSGAMAKLFASKTAMDASVEAVQIHGGYGFVKEYHVERLMRDAKITQIYEGTSEIQKIVISREILK; this is translated from the coding sequence ATGGATTTTCAGCTCACCGAAGAACAACTGGCCGTTCAGGCCGCTGCCCGCGACTTTGCCCAGAATGAATTGTGGGCCGGCGTCATCGAACGGGATGATCACCAAAAGTTTCCCGCCGAGCAGATCAAAAAAATGGGCGAGCTGGGCTTCCTGGGCATGATGGTTAGCCCCGAGTATGGTGGCGGCGGCATGGATACCGTGAGCTACGTACTGGCCATGGAGGAAATCAGCAAAGTAGATGCTTCCTGCTCCGTTATCATGTCGGTGAATAACTCGCTGGTATGCTGGGGTCTGGAGAAGTACGGCACGGAGGAGCAGAAGCGCAAGTACCTGCCCCGCCTGACCTCCGGCGAAATCATCGGCGCATTTGCTCTTTCCGAACCGGAAGCTGGCTCCGATGCTACCAGCCAGCGCACCACTGCTGAAGACAAAGGGGACTACTACCTGCTGAACGGCACCAAGAACTGGATTACCAACGGTACTACCGCTTCGGTATACCTGGTAGTTGCTCAAACCAACGTCGAGCTAAAGCACCGCGGCATCAACGTGCTTATCGTAGAGAAAGGTATGGAAGGTTTCCAGACCGGCCCGAAGGAAAACAAGCTCGGTATTCGCGGTTCTGATACTTGCTCCCTCATGTTCAATGATGTGAAGGTGCCCAAGGAAAACCGCATCGGGGAAGATGGCTTCGGCTTCAAATTCGCCATGCAGGTGCTGGCTGGTGGCCGGATTGGCATTGCCGCGCAAGCTTTGGGTATTGCTTCCGGCTCGTATGAGTTGGCATTGAAATACTCAAAGGAGCGCAAAGCATTCGGCGTGCCAATTGCCCAGCACCAGGCTATTCAGTTTAAGCTGGCCGATATGGCCACGAACATTGATGCTGCTCGTCTGTTGTGCCTGCAAGCCGCCCACGACAAGGACGCGCATCAGGACTACGCTAAGTCAGGCGCTATGGCTAAGCTGTTCGCTTCCAAAACGGCCATGGATGCATCCGTGGAAGCCGTGCAGATTCATGGAGGCTACGGTTTCGTGAAAGAATACCACGTAGAGCGCCTGATGCGCGACGCTAAAATCACCCAGATTTATGAGGGAACTTCTGAGATTCAGAAAATTGTAATCTCTCGGGAAATTCTCAAGTAA
- a CDS encoding helix-turn-helix domain-containing protein codes for MEDYNKVIESLGVRYIKAKNLVLQQPFTVRNSYDVGNNLILLHKGRVSFGDEDQVVEEGEMLFIPGGRATKVTYGEPSSKSITNDDLITNKDKFFHSNSDLDLIGDAEESHSFVSFEAKVFDSVNFFASLDVPAFLITGNSKLANLVIKVVEESLQELPGRERLITIYTENIVVEIVRYILKNKMFVEQLATNSTYFKDPRLIDLFNYIKENIGGDLSNKVLSGVANVSEDYVGQYFKMLTGINPQDYIEYQRMERAVFLLRTTKKSIRDIGKEVGYKDTAYFCRRFKMMFGIPAGKMRRRESAMNI; via the coding sequence ATGGAAGATTATAATAAAGTAATTGAGTCGCTTGGTGTTCGGTACATTAAGGCGAAAAATCTGGTATTGCAGCAGCCTTTTACGGTGCGCAATTCTTACGATGTGGGCAACAACCTTATTTTGCTGCATAAGGGCCGGGTTTCTTTCGGCGACGAGGACCAGGTAGTGGAAGAGGGCGAAATGCTGTTCATTCCGGGAGGTCGGGCCACGAAAGTTACGTACGGTGAGCCATCCAGCAAGAGCATCACCAACGATGACCTGATAACGAATAAGGACAAGTTCTTCCACTCTAACTCCGACCTCGACCTGATTGGTGACGCCGAGGAAAGCCACTCCTTTGTGAGCTTTGAGGCCAAGGTGTTTGACTCCGTCAACTTCTTCGCGTCTCTGGACGTGCCTGCCTTCCTGATTACGGGCAATTCCAAGCTGGCAAACTTGGTTATTAAGGTAGTAGAGGAAAGCCTGCAGGAATTGCCGGGCCGGGAGCGTCTTATTACGATTTACACCGAGAATATTGTGGTGGAAATTGTGCGCTACATCTTGAAAAACAAGATGTTCGTAGAGCAACTGGCTACCAACAGCACCTACTTCAAGGATCCGCGCCTCATCGACCTATTCAACTATATTAAGGAAAACATCGGCGGCGACTTGTCGAACAAGGTCCTCTCGGGTGTAGCTAACGTGAGCGAGGATTACGTGGGTCAGTACTTCAAGATGCTGACGGGTATTAACCCTCAGGACTACATTGAGTACCAGCGCATGGAGCGCGCCGTGTTCCTGCTGCGCACGACTAAAAAGAGCATCCGCGACATTGGTAAAGAGGTAGGCTACAAGGACACCGCTTATTTCTGCCGCCGTTTTAAAATGATGTTTGGCATTCCGGCCGGCAAAATGCGCCGCCGTGAGTCAGCTATGAACATCTAG
- a CDS encoding geranylgeranylglyceryl/heptaprenylglyceryl phosphate synthase, whose protein sequence is MRLTSLYDALSKRRIHGQKSLAVLLDPDNLDEVSCRQLLELSEQHTVEYFFVGGSLVMNSRQAALIRFIKSRSSIPVLLFPSHSLHLDDQADGILLLSLISGRNPDFLIGQHVIAAPLLRQSNLQILPTGYMLVDTGRQTTASYISGTTPLPHDKPGIAACTAMAGEQLGLRLMYLDGGSGALYPVAPAMIRAVRQAVDVPLIVGGGINTTEKAQAALAAGADVIVVGNQIEKSPEFLAEMSKIVRSFNSVATKTV, encoded by the coding sequence ATGCGCCTCACCAGCCTGTATGATGCCTTAAGCAAACGCCGGATCCACGGCCAGAAGTCTCTGGCCGTATTGCTGGACCCCGATAACCTGGATGAAGTCAGCTGCCGGCAGTTGCTAGAGCTTAGTGAACAGCATACCGTAGAATACTTTTTTGTGGGTGGCAGCTTGGTGATGAACTCTCGCCAGGCTGCCCTCATTCGTTTTATCAAGAGCCGTTCCAGCATTCCGGTTCTGCTTTTTCCCAGCCATAGCCTGCATCTGGATGACCAAGCCGATGGTATTCTTCTGCTGTCCTTGATTTCCGGGCGCAACCCTGACTTCTTGATTGGTCAGCACGTTATTGCCGCGCCGCTGCTGCGCCAGAGCAATTTGCAGATTCTACCAACGGGCTATATGCTCGTGGATACGGGCCGCCAAACCACGGCCAGCTACATCAGTGGCACTACCCCCTTGCCCCACGACAAACCAGGTATTGCGGCCTGCACGGCCATGGCAGGTGAACAGCTTGGCCTCCGCCTCATGTACCTGGATGGGGGTAGTGGCGCCCTATACCCCGTAGCTCCAGCCATGATTCGGGCTGTGCGCCAAGCGGTAGATGTGCCTTTGATAGTGGGAGGTGGCATCAACACCACGGAGAAGGCCCAGGCCGCACTAGCCGCTGGCGCTGATGTCATTGTGGTAGGAAACCAAATTGAAAAATCGCCGGAGTTTCTGGCCGAGATGTCGAAAATTGTGCGCAGCTTCAACAGTGTTGCCACCAAAACCGTGTAG
- a CDS encoding phage holin family protein yields the protein MGLFSTEDDATKTPRTDNLMGNVMGYLDTRIDLVRLETQEKVKTAFVGTLHGVALATIGLLFFLFLNIFLGLLLNDVLDSPYWGFGIVAGFYLVLLVVFVIGVDKKLFQGLADKLLNNTIYKSDKRQA from the coding sequence ATGGGCCTGTTCTCCACTGAAGATGACGCCACCAAAACGCCCCGCACGGATAATCTGATGGGCAACGTGATGGGCTACCTGGATACCCGCATTGATCTGGTACGCCTGGAAACTCAAGAAAAAGTAAAAACGGCCTTCGTTGGCACCCTGCACGGGGTAGCACTGGCTACTATTGGGCTGCTGTTTTTTCTGTTTCTGAACATATTCCTGGGGCTTCTGCTCAACGACGTTCTGGACAGCCCGTATTGGGGCTTCGGTATTGTGGCCGGCTTTTATCTGGTGCTGCTCGTCGTCTTTGTAATAGGCGTTGATAAAAAGCTTTTCCAGGGCCTAGCCGACAAGCTCCTGAACAATACCATTTATAAATCTGACAAACGCCAAGCCTAA
- a CDS encoding J domain-containing protein — protein MSQNHYQVLGVATTATAREIKLAYKQLAVKYHPDKHGGSPLYEELFKAAAAAYRVLGDPGRRAQYDFQLQVAARRAEEARRQQQFRNQGQHIYGVPMPPPAPVRTRRPAGSHERHYRTIPKQRPKFTRHDLRLILLVIGGIILFVLAVRISMYRLTATSNYQRGLEAYTRREWSAAHSFFSDALRFRPDYAAALRRRAEIEELFYHNPLAAVTDYKAALATAESPRQRAELLLRLSLCYRALQRPDLVKATTQQALAQDSTLAHARLLRGEALLFSHRYSAARRDFTAGLRHARQEPAFIGARLLLYRGLAYFKEHDLRAARADYWQVLASYPNQGQVYFLLGRIAQQEGNTAEACEFFRRAVVQGYRFAEQARATSCPK, from the coding sequence TTGAGCCAAAATCACTACCAGGTACTGGGCGTTGCTACCACGGCTACGGCCCGGGAAATAAAGCTGGCTTACAAGCAGCTGGCCGTGAAATACCACCCGGATAAGCACGGCGGCAGCCCCTTATACGAGGAGTTATTTAAGGCAGCAGCAGCGGCGTACCGAGTACTCGGCGACCCGGGCCGCCGGGCTCAATATGACTTTCAGCTCCAGGTAGCGGCTCGTCGGGCCGAGGAAGCGCGGCGGCAACAGCAGTTTCGCAATCAGGGTCAGCACATCTACGGGGTGCCTATGCCACCGCCGGCTCCCGTCCGGACCCGGCGACCGGCGGGTTCTCATGAGCGGCATTATCGTACCATTCCCAAGCAGCGTCCCAAGTTCACGCGCCACGACTTGCGCCTGATTTTATTGGTGATAGGGGGCATTATATTGTTCGTACTGGCCGTGCGTATTTCCATGTATCGCCTGACGGCCACCAGCAATTACCAGCGCGGCCTAGAAGCCTACACTCGCCGGGAGTGGAGCGCTGCTCACAGCTTTTTTTCCGATGCTCTGCGCTTCCGGCCCGACTATGCGGCGGCCCTGCGCCGCCGGGCAGAAATAGAAGAGCTGTTTTATCATAACCCCTTGGCGGCCGTTACGGACTATAAAGCGGCACTAGCAACGGCCGAAAGTCCACGCCAGCGCGCGGAGCTTTTGTTGCGGTTAAGCTTGTGCTACCGGGCCCTACAGCGGCCAGATCTGGTAAAAGCTACTACCCAGCAGGCGCTAGCTCAGGATTCTACCTTGGCGCACGCCCGGCTATTGCGCGGGGAGGCGCTGCTTTTCTCGCACCGCTATTCCGCCGCCCGCCGCGACTTCACTGCGGGCTTACGACACGCTCGCCAGGAGCCTGCCTTCATTGGAGCCCGGCTGCTGCTGTACCGGGGCCTGGCCTACTTCAAGGAGCATGACCTGCGGGCCGCCCGCGCCGACTACTGGCAGGTGCTGGCTTCCTACCCTAATCAGGGGCAAGTATATTTTCTGCTGGGGCGCATTGCGCAGCAGGAAGGCAACACTGCGGAGGCCTGCGAATTTTTCCGTCGTGCTGTGGTGCAGGGCTACCGTTTCGCAGAGCAGGCACGGGCCACATCTTGCCCGAAGTAG